Genomic DNA from Rhodobacter xanthinilyticus:
AACTGAACGAAAGCGGCTGGACAGATCTGTCCGCTGCGCTGAAAAACGCCGCCCCTGGGCAAGGAAACAGCGGCTTCGCGGTCTGATCCGTCCAGATCCAGCAGTCTGCGCGACCGCAGGTGCCGCTTGCGGCAGAAAATCCTTGTCTAGCGCTCGGATACAGGCGATCTTCACCTCAAACGACACGCCACTTGGGGAATGCAGGATGAAGTTTCGGTCTCGGCATATCTTCTTTTCTACTGCTCGCTTGAATGATGGCCCCTACAATAGCCGGCATCCAGCGTGAGATACACGGGGCATGATAGATACCGGATGAAACACGCGTATGTGCTAAAGGCCAAGGTCATGCCTTCGCCCCAACTGCCACGACACCGATCCGCCCTGCACGACGCCAGTGATCTCGCGGCCGAGCTGGCGGTCGATCACCGGCCGCCACGGGACAAGCGTGAACTCATGGCTCTTTTCCACCACGGCGAACTTGCCGCTCGATAGCTGAACGGTCCCGGTGAACTTGCCGCTGACGTTCTCGCCGTCCGTGGCGGCACGGAACGGCAACCCCTTGCCCTCGGCCATCTCCGCGCCAATGCGGGCAACCTCCCGCTCGCGCAAGGTGGCGAGAAGGCTGCGCCGGTAGAAGATGCGGCCGTTCCGTGCTCGGGTGGCATCGCCCTGTTCGATGTGATGCTCGCGCCGCTGGTCCATCGCCTCACGCACCTGCTGGCCGAAGCCGGCCGGCGCAAGGTCGGCCGTTTCGCCATGGACCAATCGCCGGTCCAGCCATGTCGTGCCGTCCGATCCGATCTGCTTGCCTAGATCGACCGGGGAAAGGATGCGAACGCTGGCCTGCCGGTCACGGCCGGCGTCATAGGCGGCGGCGCGGCTGACCAGATCATCGGGGATGCGCCATTGGTCGGCGTCGATCCTCTCGACGATCCCGGCGCGGCGCAATGCCTCCAGTCGCCGGACATGGGCATCGACATAGCCCTCATAATCGCCGCCCGGAACGCGGCCCTCGAACTTCGCCTGCTCCAGATGGCGGCTCGGACGATAGATGCCGTCCTCGGTGATGGCGGCAATGGCGCGTTCGGACGGTCGGGCGGTCGCCTCGGCCGGGCCGATCTGGACGACGCTGCAAACGCGGGCGTCCTCCAGCCGCTCGGGCGCGATGCCTGCGATGTGGTGCGTCCTGCCGTCGATCCCGTCCACCACAATGGTCAGGTTCTCGCCCAGCTCGTCCGACAGGTGCTTGTCCACGACGCGGCCGACGATGGGTGTCTCTGGCGCTCCGTCATGGATTTGAAAGCTCATGGGATCGCGTTCGCCTCCCTGCGGGCCGAGCGCCTTCTGCATGGTGCGGATAATGTCGCTTCACTCGTGCCGTACCGTTGGTGAACCACGCTACACTGAGCGTAAAGGACTTCCGCGCTGACGCCCGATATTTCAAGAACCTTGTCCGTCATCGCGGAGAAGGTCTGGTACCACAGCTCCTGCCAATCAAGCAGGGTATTGTCCACGTCGGTTATTAGCACACGCTTCTTCAAAAGGGCCTCATTTCTTGCTGGGTAGGGGTGAAGCGTCTTCCTCGCCTTATGTGAACGCAAACCTAGTCGAACCGCGCCTGACCGACAAGCGGTCGGACCTACCGCATACCCCTCCCGCTCGACTTACCACATTTTCCAATAGCAAGCTCGAAGTGTAAGCTATATGTTGACATGCGTAAGCAGATAGACTACACATCGCCATGATTAAGAGCTTCACCAACAAACAGCTGAAAGCCCTCTGGGAAACAGGCAAGTCCAAGATTGACGCACGAATGCACCCGCGCATCCTGCGGCGGCTGGATGTTCTTGACGCTGCAACCGCGCCTGAGGACATGAACCTTCCCGGTTTCGACTTTCATGGCCTGAAGGGCCACAACCCGACCCGCTACACGGTCCATGTGAATGGTCCGTGGTGCATCACCTTCGAGTTCAGGGACGGCGATGCCTATGTCCTGGACTTCGAGCAATATCACTAGGAGGCGATAATGAGCCGCAACCCCGACCGTTGCCCGACGCATCCGGGCGAATTGCTTCGTGAGGATGTGATCCCCGCGACCGGCAAGGCCAAAGCAGAAATCGCGCGCATGCTTGGCATTTCGCGCCAGCATCTTCACGACGTCCTAGCCGAGCGGAAACCAGTCAGCGCAGAGGTCGCCGTGCGTCTTGGCAAACTGTTCGGCAACGAACCGTTGGTCTGGATCAGGATGCAGGGCGCCTATGACGCTTGGCACGCTTCCCGCGAAGTGGACGTTTCCGCCGTTCCGACGTTGATCGCTGCTGAATAGCGTCTGCGCTATCACCGCCACCATTGGGGGCGTCCGCGCGAAGCGCCGGGCCTGTCGTCAGGTGGCCTTTAGGTTGCCTGACGACAGGTCATTCTAAACCCGCCTGCGACCAGGGCAGACCCTCTAAGCAAAAAGCCCCCACTAGATCGCGGGGGCCTCAAGGTTTTCGGTAGGTCTGGCCCCTATTCGGCGGCCATCCGGTCAACCTGCGCGGCGCGGGCCATGATGTAATCCACGGCCTTCTGTGCCTCGGACGCGGCCCTGAAGATTGCCCGATTGTCTTCCTTCAGTGCCTTCAACCAGCCTTCGACATAAGCGGCGCTCTGGTCAAATTCAGGCTCAAGGCCAAGCTGGGCGCAAAGCATGCAGTTTCCGATTTCGGCCACCAGCTCTTCGAACGCATAGGCCTTGCGGTCATTGAAGCGGCTGAAACGGTCCAGCCGCTGCGCGGCCCTGTCCAATGGGTCAGCTCATGCGCCAAGGTGCCGTAGTAACTTGCGGCGCGGTGAAAGGTGGAAATCAGCGGCATGTGGATGCGGTCGGTTTTCAGATTGTAATAAGCGCGCGGTTCCTCGGTGCTGTCGATCTGCGCGCCGGTCGCCGCAAAAAATGCCTCAAGCTCGGGGTCTGCCACGGTGCCAAGATCGCGGGGCGGATCGGGCAGAAGGTAAAAGTCGGCGGCAAGCCCTTCGATCTGGTCGGCGTTGAAAACGCGATAGGCGCGGGCGTAGGGGATCTGGCGTTCTTCGCCGTTTTCGTCTTCGCGCTCGACGGTGCCGAATTTGACCACGGTAGAAGACTTCTCACCCTTGCGCACATGGCCCCCAAGCTCTTGGGCCTGCTTGAAAGTCATCCAACGTTCTGAGCTGTAGCCCTTTGCAGCGGCCATAGCCCAAAGCATCAGAATGTTGATGCCGCGATAGGCTTCGCCGTTCCACCGCATGGGCAGGGCGGTGCCTGCGGCTCCCCCTGTCCAAGGCTTGCGCCACGGCGGGGTTCCGGCCTCGATCTGGGCAATGATCTGTTCCGTGACATGGCTGTAAACGTCGAATTTAGCATCGGTCATTTGTGACCCTCCGTTGTCGGGCGGGCCGGGCTTCTCTTCCCTTTTCCGCCAATGGGCGGGCCTTCCTGTTCTGTTGTCTGGAATGCCCATGCATTCCGGACGGCAGAGCAGGTAAGGGCAAAGCCCGTCCTGCGGCCGGGCAGGACCGTGACAACTGGGTGGAGGGCGTGAAATTGGGAGGGAACCGCGCGCCTGCGCGTGGGAGGAACCGGATTTCTCGACCGGAACCGACGCCGCTTGCGGCGGCGCTTGCCGGTTTTCTCGGGCCTGCCCGGATGGCAGGCGGAAACTAGGATTCAAAGATCGCCAGAGGTGGGTGAGTGACGTCGACCCCATCTCTGACATTTGATGAAGATGATCCCGCCCACGGGCGGGATTGCACATTACGTAGAGCGCAGAGCCAACTGAAAGGCTATCGCAGGCATTCTTTGACCGCTGCATCCAGTGAATCAACGTGAATTGGCGTTGGGTTGCCACTCTTCATTTTCCACACAGTGTAGCCACCAGGGAGAGCCTTTGCCTTCAGAGCAGCCTGCTTACCCTCAGTAATGAAGCGTGTAAGAACACGAGTTTTGTGATCCTCTTGAATGTCAAAAAGCTTTCTCGCCACCGCATCCGTCAAAAGGTGGCTCCCCTTTGTATCAAACAGTAAACCATGCCCTTCTTCCAAACTATAAAGTCAGGATAAAAGTTGGCCGTATCACCCTCGGAGAGGAGTGGAATATAGACCCCCCGATGATGGATTGCGATGCCAAGGTAGCCCTACACTATCAAGGGCAGTTGCGAAGGGTAGCTCAAACTTATTAAGGCCTGCATAGCGAGAATAAAGTGAATTGCTAAAGCTCGCCGCTTTCTTGCCAACTCGTAGAATCCCAAAGTTGAACGGCATTCCACTCTCATATACTAGTTCTGAAAGTGAATAAAACGCTTCCGTAGCATCGGCAGCAAGCTTCTCTGAAAGTCTATCAGCTTTACTTTGCGCCTGAACCCGAACATCAAACTTTGCATCGTGTAAATCTGAAACCGCAAGTACCCTCGAAGAGCGCGACTTCATCGCCGTGCTTACAAGCCAGCGAAGACGAACAGGGTTTGTATTCCAAATATCCTGCCATTGCACTTGCTGAGGTGTACTCTCCCCAAGAACGCCGATAACAGTCGATGCACCTTTTGCACCAGCAACTGTATTTGCATCTCCCTCCGAAAAACATGGAAAGTCACTTATAAGCTCACCTATACGCGTGCGCGCAGCCTCAGAGTCGACAAAAATGTGATGAAGTGCAACTCCGTCTAGTTCTCTTGGGTCCTGGTCTTCAGAGCCGGCACCTGCTCCACCGAAGTTACTAGAGATAGAGAGTGGAGCGCCTTCAGCTTTTAACTTAGCCTTCACCTTCTCTATGGAATCGGTGAATACATTTTCACGATCAACACGCACGAAGAAATGTGCTGTGTTAAGGAGGGGATTATCATAATGTGTCGCCCCGTACTGTCGTAGTACGCGCCCCATAATCTGCTCAACTTGAATACTTGATCCCATGCTCTTGTCTATATAGGCAAGATTACAAGCAGGATCGTCCCAGCCCTCCTGAAGGCCAAGGTTGAAAATGATATGTTGATAGTCTCCAGCCGAAAACTGGTCGAAATCATTATCCCCTTTAGAATAAAGATTAACCGCATCTGGCTTGGTCCCAGACTCAAAAGCAAGGTTGGCGTAAATCGCAATTCGATCTGGGGATACGCCCTTCTGTTCGACAAGGTATCTCCAAATTCGAATTGGCGGCGCTTCGCGCTTCAGAAAGGGAAGGGATGGATCGTCACGTGATCCATCGTCAGTTATGTTGGTCTTGCAAACGTAGATCGCCTTTGGTGAAAACTGAAGATTTTCATCTTCTACAGCCTGTTCAAGTAGGCGCAATCTGTCGAACAGCTCATCAATGGAACTTCCCATCGCCGCAGTAGTACCATCAAACTGCAAAGCTCGTTTTACAAGCTGAGCCGTAACCACCTTTTCACTGTCCACTATCGTGGTAATAAAAAGCTCAGGCTTGACCTCGCCATCTTCATTTGTTGCTAGGAG
This window encodes:
- a CDS encoding HigA family addiction module antitoxin, which codes for MSRNPDRCPTHPGELLREDVIPATGKAKAEIARMLGISRQHLHDVLAERKPVSAEVAVRLGKLFGNEPLVWIRMQGAYDAWHASREVDVSAVPTLIAAE
- a CDS encoding type II toxin-antitoxin system RelE/ParE family toxin, yielding MIKSFTNKQLKALWETGKSKIDARMHPRILRRLDVLDAATAPEDMNLPGFDFHGLKGHNPTRYTVHVNGPWCITFEFRDGDAYVLDFEQYH